One Mycoplasmoides pneumoniae FH genomic region harbors:
- a CDS encoding DUF16 domain-containing protein: MKEKIPFYNEKEFNEMMKKTKKGTFSGWYIINPENKSVEFSGNFNRQFKLNKPVIPVNTEYVTRKEFNEYKDSNDQRLIKIETTLAAQGEQIRIQGEQIRELQVEQKAQRQEFNARMDRLENLLVESIESTNKRFDSIEGRLDSMDSRLDSMENRLDSIEGCLDSVEGRLDSMENRLDSMETRLDKIDPPK, translated from the coding sequence ATGAAAGAGAAAATTCCGTTTTATAACGAAAAGGAATTTAACGAGATGATGAAAAAGACCAAAAAGGGCACTTTTTCGGGCTGATACATCATTAATCCAGAAAACAAAAGTGTGGAATTCTCTGGCAATTTCAATAGACAATTTAAACTTAACAAACCGGTTATACCAGTGAACACGGAATACGTAACGCGCAAAGAGTTTAACGAGTACAAAGACTCAAACGACCAACGACTCATAAAGATTGAAACCACTTTGGCTGCCCAAGGTGAACAAATAAGAATCCAGGGCGAGCAAATTAGAGAACTTCAAGTGGAGCAAAAAGCGCAAAGACAAGAGTTTAACGCCCGCATGGATCGTTTGGAAAACCTTTTGGTTGAAAGTATAGAATCCACCAATAAACGCTTCGACTCTATTGAAGGTCGTCTAGACTCTATGGATAGTCGTCTTGATTCTATGGAAAATCGCTTGGATTCAATAGAAGGTTGCCTTGATTCTGTTGAAGGACGTTTAGACTCTATGGAAAATCGCTTGGATTCAATGGAAACTCGCTTAGACAAAATCGATCCACCCAAATAG
- a CDS encoding DUF16 domain-containing protein, producing MKEKIPFYNEKEFHDMVKKTKKGTFSGWYIINKNNNSVEFSGSFNRQFKLNKPVIPVNTEYVTRKEFNEYKDSNDQKLTKIETELKSQGQRIQVVEDKVDRLTEVVMVQSQQIKTQGEAMNARMDRFESLVLKSLESIGNTLTDFGKRLDVIETRLDKIDPPK from the coding sequence ATGAAAGAGAAAATTCCGTTTTATAACGAAAAAGAATTCCATGACATGGTGAAAAAGACCAAAAAGGGCACTTTTTCGGGTTGATACATCATCAATAAAAATAACAACAGTGTGGAATTCTCTGGCAGTTTCAACAGACAATTTAAACTTAACAAACCAGTTATACCAGTGAACACAGAATACGTAACGCGTAAAGAATTTAACGAGTACAAAGACTCAAACGACCAAAAACTTACAAAGATTGAAACTGAGTTAAAGAGTCAGGGTCAAAGGATTCAAGTTGTTGAGGACAAAGTTGATCGACTAACTGAAGTTGTTATGGTTCAGAGTCAACAAATCAAAACCCAGGGTGAAGCAATGAACGCCCGCATGGATCGCTTTGAAAGTCTTGTGCTTAAAAGTCTAGAATCAATCGGAAACACTTTGACTGATTTTGGTAAACGCCTCGACGTAATAGAAACTCGTTTAGACAAAATCGATCCGCCTAAATAA
- a CDS encoding DHH family phosphoesterase: MNSQVHRKGSIAEAVSAIQAHDKIVIFHHIRPDGDCLGAQHGLARLIQTNFPHKQVFCVGDPKHNFPWLEMVFTPKEQITPELMQQALAVIVDANYKERIECRDLLDQNQFKAVLRIDHHPNEDDLNTTHNFVDASYIAAAEQVVDLAVQAKWKLSPPAATALYLGIYTDSNRFLYSNTSWRTLYLGSMLYRAQANIAKIHDELNHTSLKDIQFKQYVFKNFQTFQNVIYFVADKKFQKKLKVTPLECARVNILANIEQFHIWLFFIEEGKNHYRVEFRSNGINVREVALKYGGGGHIQASGAVLKSKRDIIRVVQDCQKQIAV; encoded by the coding sequence ATGAATAGCCAAGTACACCGCAAGGGCTCTATTGCAGAAGCAGTTAGTGCCATCCAAGCTCATGATAAGATCGTGATCTTCCACCACATTCGTCCTGATGGCGATTGTTTGGGCGCACAACACGGCTTAGCGCGTTTAATCCAAACTAACTTTCCCCACAAGCAGGTCTTCTGTGTTGGTGATCCCAAACACAACTTTCCCTGATTGGAGATGGTTTTCACTCCAAAGGAACAGATTACCCCGGAGTTAATGCAACAAGCCTTAGCCGTTATTGTTGATGCCAACTATAAGGAACGGATTGAGTGCCGGGACTTATTAGACCAAAACCAGTTTAAGGCAGTATTGCGGATTGACCACCACCCCAATGAGGACGATCTCAATACGACCCATAACTTCGTTGATGCGTCTTACATTGCCGCGGCTGAACAAGTGGTAGATCTAGCGGTGCAGGCCAAATGGAAGCTTAGCCCCCCAGCGGCTACGGCGCTGTATTTAGGTATTTATACAGATAGTAATAGGTTTCTATATAGTAATACATCATGAAGAACACTATATCTAGGATCTATGCTATATAGAGCTCAAGCTAATATAGCTAAGATCCATGATGAGTTAAACCACACTTCCTTAAAGGACATCCAGTTTAAACAATATGTCTTTAAAAACTTTCAGACCTTTCAGAATGTTATTTACTTTGTGGCCGATAAGAAGTTCCAAAAGAAATTAAAGGTAACACCCTTAGAATGTGCACGGGTAAATATCCTAGCTAACATTGAACAATTCCACATTTGGCTGTTCTTTATAGAAGAGGGTAAGAACCACTATCGGGTCGAATTCCGTAGTAACGGAATTAACGTACGCGAAGTAGCTTTAAAGTATGGTGGCGGGGGTCATATTCAGGCCAGCGGTGCAGTTCTTAAAAGCAAGCGCGACATAATTCGTGTAGTTCAAGATTGCCAAAAGCAAATTGCTGTATAA
- a CDS encoding carbohydrate ABC transporter permease: protein MFKWLLKHRSKPTPLELGIFDQKVSFWKPFLLFCPALLTTFLFTLVPFFLTLQKGFSHNEDIYRVDSQQFGFQTFANLFSESNFILGLRNSFLYSIISLPLTIVLAIIISSAIVFVYRKLARGFWQTVFFLPYVTSGVAVSIAFIYILDSSSGILNNIFHVNIKWLDSGERDTFNALWGILIFGIWKNMAFNVLVISTAMLSVDPTLYKVANLDGAKPIRQFFKITLPSIRPTLIFLLTLLILGGMQVFPISLFNGNDSEAVTNGGSTILLYIFQKIRDQNNNFAGAATLVLFILGVCYGLVLRNGFRLIEWAQWKIKRHYVQTKLNLV from the coding sequence ATGTTTAAGTGATTGTTAAAGCACCGCTCTAAACCAACGCCATTGGAGCTGGGAATCTTTGACCAAAAGGTTTCCTTTTGAAAACCATTTTTGCTGTTTTGCCCAGCTTTATTAACTACCTTTCTCTTTACTTTAGTACCGTTCTTCCTTACGTTACAGAAAGGGTTTAGTCACAATGAGGACATCTACCGGGTTGATTCCCAACAGTTTGGCTTTCAAACTTTCGCTAACCTTTTTAGTGAGTCCAACTTTATTTTGGGCTTGCGCAATTCCTTTTTGTACTCGATTATTTCCCTACCACTGACAATTGTGCTAGCAATTATTATTTCTAGTGCCATTGTCTTTGTGTACCGGAAGTTAGCACGGGGCTTTTGACAAACAGTATTCTTTTTACCCTATGTAACTTCCGGAGTAGCGGTTTCGATTGCTTTTATTTATATTTTGGACTCCTCTTCGGGAATCTTAAACAACATCTTTCATGTCAACATTAAGTGGTTAGATTCGGGGGAACGTGATACCTTTAATGCCTTATGGGGAATTCTTATCTTTGGAATTTGGAAGAACATGGCTTTTAATGTGCTGGTAATATCAACCGCCATGTTAAGTGTGGATCCTACTTTATATAAGGTAGCTAACTTAGATGGTGCAAAACCAATTAGGCAGTTCTTTAAGATTACCTTACCTTCAATCCGCCCAACCTTAATTTTCCTGTTGACCCTGTTAATTTTGGGCGGAATGCAGGTGTTTCCAATTTCGTTGTTTAACGGGAATGATAGTGAAGCTGTAACCAATGGGGGTTCGACCATCTTGCTTTACATCTTCCAAAAGATTCGTGATCAGAATAACAATTTTGCTGGTGCTGCTACCTTGGTGTTGTTCATCTTGGGGGTTTGTTATGGGTTAGTGTTGCGCAATGGTTTTCGCTTAATTGAATGAGCGCAGTGAAAGATAAAGAGACATTATGTTCAAACAAAGCTTAATCTGGTATAA
- the mgpA gene encoding adhesin P1, translating to MHQTKKTALSKSTWILILTATASLATGLTVVGHFTSTTTTLKRQQFSYTRPDEVALRHTNAINPRLTPWTYRNTSFSSLPLTGENPGAWALVRDNSAKGITAGSGSQQTTYDPTRTEAALTASTTFALRRYDLAGRALYDLDFSKLNPQTPTRDQTGQITFNPFGGFGLSGAAPQQWNEVKNKVPVEVAQDPSNPYRFAVLLVPRSVVYYEQLQRGLALPNQGSSSGSDSTNQTGAMFGLKVKDATVDSSKQSTESLKGEESSSSSTTSSTSTTQRGGSSNENKVKALQVAVKKKSGSQGNSGDQGTEQVELESNDLANAPIKRGSNNNQQVQLKADDFGTAPSSSGSGTQDGTPTPWTPWLTTEQIHNDPAKFAASILILYDAPYARNRTAIDRVDHLDPKAMTANYPPSWRTPKWNHHGLWDWKARDVLLQTTGFFNPRRHPEWFDGGQTVADNEKTGFDVDNSENTKQGFQKEADSDKSAPIALPFEAYFANIGNLTWFGQALLVFGGNGHVTKSAHTAPLSIGVFRVRYNATGTSATVTGWPYALLFSGMVNKQTDGLKNLPFNNNRWFEYVPRMAVAGAKFVGRELVLAGTITMGDTATVPRLLYDELESNLNLVAQGQGLLREDLQLFTPYGWANRPDLPIGAWSSSSSSHNAPYYFHNNPDWQDRPIQSVVDAFIKPWEDKNGKDDAKYIYPYRYSGMWAWQVYNWSNKLTDQPLSADFVNENAYQPNSLFAAILNPELLAALPDKVKYGKENEFAANEYERFNQKLTVAPTQGTNWSHFSPTLSRFSTGFNLVGSVLDQVLDYVPWIGNGYRYGNNHRGVDDITAPQTSAGSSSGISTNTSGSRSSLPTFSNIGVGLKANVQATLGGSQTMITGGSPRRTLDQANLQLWTGAGWRNDKASSGQSDDHTKFTSATGMGQQEQSGTSAGNPDSLKQDKISKSGDSLTTQDGNAMDQQEATNYTNLPPNLTPTADWPNALSFTNKNNAQRAQLFLRGLLGSIPVLVNKSGQDDNSKFKAEDQKWSYTDLQSDQTKLNLPAYGEVNGLLNPALVETYFGNTRASGSGSNTTSSPGIGFKIPEQSGTNTTSKAVLITPGLAWTPQDVGNLVVSGTSFSFQLGGWLVTFTDFIKPRAGYLGLQLTGLDASDATQRALXWXPRPWAAFRGSWVNRLGRVESVWDLKGVWADQAQSDSQGSTTTATRDALPEHPNALAFQVSVVEASAYKPNTSSGQTQSTNSSPYLHLVKPKKVIQSDKLDDDLKNLLDPNQVRTKLRQSFGTDHSTQPQPQSLKTTTPVFGTSSGNLSSVLSGGGAGGGSSGSGQSGVDLSPVEKVSGWLVGQLPSTSDGNTSSTNNLAPNTNTGNDVVGVGRLSESNAAKMNDDVDGIVRTPLAELLDGEGQTADTGPQSVKFKSPDQIDFNRLFTHPVTDLFDPVTMLVYDQYIPLFIDIPASVNPKMVRLKVLSFDTNEQSLGLRLEFFKPDQDTQPNNNVQVNPNNGDFLPLLTASSQGPQTLFSPFNQWPDYVLPLAITVPIVVIVLSVTLGLAIGIPMHKNKQALKAGFALSNQKVDVLTKAVGSVFKEIINRTGISQAPKRLKQTSAAKPGAPRPPVPPKPGAPKPPVQPPKKPA from the coding sequence ATGCACCAAACCAAAAAAACTGCCTTGTCCAAGTCCACTTGGATTCTCATCCTCACCGCCACCGCCTCCCTCGCGACGGGACTCACCGTAGTGGGACACTTCACAAGTACCACCACGACGCTCAAGCGCCAGCAATTTAGCTACACCCGCCCTGACGAGGTCGCGCTGCGCCACACCAATGCCATCAACCCGCGCTTAACCCCGTGAACGTATCGTAACACGAGCTTTTCCTCCCTCCCCCTCACGGGTGAAAATCCCGGGGCGTGGGCCTTAGTGCGCGACAACAGCGCTAAGGGCATCACTGCCGGCAGTGGCAGTCAACAAACCACGTATGATCCCACCCGAACCGAAGCGGCTTTGACCGCATCAACCACCTTTGCGTTACGCCGGTATGACCTCGCCGGGCGCGCCTTATACGACCTCGATTTTTCGAAGTTAAACCCGCAAACGCCCACGCGCGACCAAACCGGGCAGATCACCTTTAACCCCTTTGGCGGCTTTGGTTTGAGTGGGGCTGCACCCCAACAGTGAAACGAGGTCAAAAACAAGGTCCCCGTCGAGGTGGCGCAAGACCCCTCCAATCCTTATCGGTTTGCCGTTTTACTCGTGCCGCGTAGCGTGGTGTACTATGAGCAGTTGCAGCGGGGGTTAGCGCTCCCTAACCAAGGGAGTTCGTCAGGCTCAGACAGCACTAACCAAACAGGCGCAATGTTTGGCTTGAAGGTGAAGGATGCAACCGTGGATAGTTCGAAGCAATCAACGGAAAGCTTAAAGGGCGAAGAATCGAGTTCCAGTTCCACCACATCTTCCACCTCCACCACCCAACGTGGGGGTTCGTCAAATGAAAACAAAGTCAAGGCGTTGCAGGTGGCGGTGAAAAAGAAATCCGGGAGTCAGGGCAACTCCGGTGACCAAGGCACCGAACAGGTGGAACTTGAATCTAATGATTTAGCCAACGCCCCGATTAAACGGGGCTCCAATAACAACCAGCAAGTCCAACTCAAGGCGGACGATTTTGGTACTGCCCCTTCCAGTTCGGGATCAGGCACCCAAGATGGCACCCCCACCCCCTGAACGCCGTGGTTAACGACTGAGCAAATTCACAACGACCCCGCCAAATTCGCCGCCTCGATCCTGATTCTGTACGATGCGCCTTATGCGCGCAACCGTACCGCCATTGACCGCGTTGATCACTTGGATCCCAAGGCCATGACCGCGAACTATCCGCCCAGTTGAAGAACGCCCAAGTGAAACCACCACGGTTTGTGGGACTGAAAGGCGCGCGATGTTTTGCTCCAAACCACCGGGTTCTTCAACCCGCGCCGCCACCCCGAGTGGTTTGATGGCGGGCAGACGGTCGCGGATAACGAAAAGACCGGGTTTGATGTGGATAACTCTGAAAACACCAAGCAGGGCTTTCAAAAGGAAGCTGACTCCGACAAGTCGGCCCCGATCGCCCTCCCGTTTGAAGCGTACTTCGCCAACATTGGCAACCTCACCTGGTTCGGGCAAGCGCTTTTGGTGTTTGGTGGCAATGGCCATGTTACCAAGTCGGCCCACACCGCGCCTTTGAGTATAGGTGTCTTTAGGGTGCGCTATAATGCAACTGGTACCAGTGCTACTGTAACTGGTTGACCATATGCCTTACTGTTCTCAGGCATGGTCAACAAACAAACTGACGGGTTAAAGAATCTACCCTTTAACAATAACCGCTGGTTTGAATATGTACCACGGATGGCAGTTGCTGGCGCTAAGTTCGTTGGTAGGGAACTCGTTTTAGCGGGTACCATTACCATGGGTGATACCGCTACCGTACCTCGCTTACTGTACGATGAACTTGAAAGCAACCTGAACTTAGTAGCGCAAGGCCAAGGTCTTTTACGCGAAGACTTGCAACTCTTCACACCCTACGGATGAGCCAATCGTCCGGATTTACCAATCGGGGCTTGAAGTAGTAGTAGTAGTAGTCACAACGCACCCTACTACTTCCACAATAACCCCGATTGACAAGACCGTCCAATCCAAAGTGTGGTTGATGCCTTTATTAAGCCCTGAGAGGACAAGAACGGTAAGGATGATGCCAAATACATCTACCCTTACCGTTACAGTGGCATGTGAGCTTGACAGGTATACAACTGGTCCAATAAGCTCACTGACCAACCATTAAGTGCTGACTTTGTCAATGAGAATGCTTACCAACCAAACTCCTTGTTTGCTGCTATTCTCAATCCGGAATTGTTAGCAGCTCTTCCCGACAAGGTTAAATACGGTAAGGAAAACGAGTTTGCTGCTAACGAGTACGAGCGCTTTAACCAGAAGTTAACGGTAGCTCCTACCCAAGGAACAAACTGATCCCACTTCTCCCCCACGCTTTCCCGTTTCTCCACCGGGTTCAACCTTGTGGGGTCGGTGCTCGACCAGGTGTTGGATTATGTGCCCTGGATTGGGAATGGGTACAGGTATGGCAATAACCACCGGGGCGTGGATGATATAACCGCGCCTCAAACCAGCGCGGGGTCGTCCAGCGGAATTAGTACGAACACAAGTGGTTCGCGTTCCTCTCTCCCGACGTTTTCCAACATCGGCGTCGGCCTCAAAGCGAATGTCCAAGCCACCCTCGGGGGCAGTCAGACGATGATTACAGGCGGTTCGCCTCGAAGAACCCTCGACCAAGCCAACCTCCAGCTCTGAACGGGGGCGGGGTGAAGGAATGATAAGGCTTCAAGTGGACAAAGTGACGACCACACCAAGTTCACGAGCGCTACGGGGATGGGCCAGCAGGAACAATCAGGTACCTCCGCGGGGAATCCCGACTCGTTAAAGCAGGATAAGATTAGTAAGAGTGGGGATAGTTTAACCACGCAGGACGGCAATGCGATGGATCAACAAGAGGCCACCAACTACACCAACCTCCCCCCCAACCTCACCCCCACCGCTGATTGACCGAACGCGCTGTCATTCACCAACAAGAACAACGCGCAGCGCGCCCAGCTGTTCCTGCGCGGCCTGTTGGGCAGCATCCCGGTGTTGGTTAATAAGTCCGGCCAAGATGATAACAGTAAGTTTAAGGCGGAGGACCAAAAATGGTCCTACACCGACTTACAGTCGGACCAAACCAAACTGAACCTCCCCGCTTACGGTGAGGTGAATGGGTTGTTGAATCCGGCGTTGGTGGAAACCTATTTTGGGAACACGCGAGCGAGTGGTTCGGGGTCCAACACGACCAGTTCACCCGGTATCGGTTTTAAAATTCCCGAACAAAGTGGCACAAACACAACGTCGAAGGCTGTGCTGATCACCCCCGGGTTGGCTTGAACGCCGCAAGACGTTGGTAACCTCGTTGTCAGTGGCACCAGCTTCAGCTTCCAGCTCGGCGGGTGGTTAGTTACGTTCACGGACTTTATCAAACCCCGCGCTGGTTACCTCGGGCTCCAGTTAACGGGCTTGGATGCAAGTGATGCGACGCAGCGCGCTCTCAAMTGGGSCCCCCGGCCCTGAGCGGCCTTTCGTGGCAGTTGGGTCAACCGGTTGGGCCGCGTGGAGAGTGTGTGGGATTTGAAGGGGGTGTGGGCGGATCAAGCTCAGTCCGACTCGCAAGGATCTACCACCACCGCAACAAGGGACGCCTTACCGGAGCACCCGAATGCTTTGGCCTTTCAGGTGAGTGTGGTGGAAGCGAGTGCTTACAAGCCAAACACGAGCTCCGGCCAAACCCAATCCACTAACAGTTCCCCCTACCTGCACTTGGTGAAGCCTAAGAAAGTTATCCAATCCGACAAGTTAGACGACGATCTTAAAAACCTGTTGGACCCCAACCAGGTTCGCACCAAGCTGCGCCAAAGCTTTGGTACAGACCATTCCACCCAGCCCCAGCCCCAATCGCTCAAAACAACGACACCGGTATTTGGGACGAGTAGTGGTAACCTCAGTAGTGTGCTTAGTGGTGGGGGTGCTGGAGGGGGTTCTTCAGGCTCAGGTCAATCTGGCGTGGATCTCTCCCCCGTTGAAAAAGTGAGTGGGTGGCTTGTGGGGCAGTTACCAAGCACGAGTGACGGAAACACCTCCTCCACCAACAACCTCGCGCCTAATACTAATACGGGGAATGATGTGGTGGGGGTTGGTCGACTTTCTGAAAGCAACGCCGCAAAGATGAACGACGATGTTGATGGTATTGTACGCACCCCACTCGCTGAACTGTTAGATGGGGAAGGACAAACAGCTGACACTGGTCCACAAAGCGTGAAGTTCAAGTCTCCTGACCAAATTGACTTCAACCGCTTGTTTACCCACCCAGTCACCGATCTGTTTGATCCGGTAACTATGTTGGTGTATGACCAGTACATACCGCTGTTTATTGATATCCCAGCAAGTGTGAACCCTAAAATGGTTCGTTTAAAGGTCTTGAGCTTTGACACCAACGAACAGAGCTTAGGTCTCCGCTTAGAGTTCTTTAAACCTGATCAAGATACCCAACCAAACAACAACGTTCAGGTCAATCCGAATAACGGTGACTTCTTACCACTGTTAACGGCCTCCAGTCAAGGTCCCCAAACCTTGTTTAGTCCGTTTAACCAGTGACCTGATTACGTGTTGCCGTTAGCGATCACTGTACCTATTGTTGTGATTGTGCTCAGTGTTACCTTAGGACTTGCCATTGGAATCCCAATGCACAAGAACAAACAGGCCTTGAAGGCTGGGTTTGCGCTATCAAACCAAAAGGTTGATGTGTTGACCAAAGCGGTTGGTAGTGTCTTTAAGGAAATCATTAACCGCACAGGTATCAGTCAAGCGCCAAAACGCTTGAAACAAACCAGTGCGGCTAAACCAGGAGCACCCCGCCCACCAGTACCACCAAAGCCAGGGGCTCCTAAGCCACCAGTGCAACCACCTAAAAAACCCGCTTAG
- a CDS encoding carbohydrate ABC transporter permease, translated as MFKQSLIWYNRYVQKRKKGLDLTIKDRSWSNVLLGLIFKTVVLCFFGLMVIFPFYLMLVVALTSDEVVLNIREPILKSDGWHFENFRRVLEDGKYLNAIWINSLVTILSIILRLFFTVSMGYAFSLKKWKLKKLFWFIFLAVLILPESALLIGQYRVVVVANWNQPEKPAIILGLTMPFVASVFSGFMFRTAFEAIPPRIKESAFVDGCTGLRYFLKIAFPMVRSTTWTVSILTAFAAWNSYLWPLLLLTNRPDLNINLWVLAQGTDGNAGQSDEQIRVLLNLKMAAAILAILPMFIVYFLFRKRIMKAVGSRANTIKG; from the coding sequence ATGTTCAAACAAAGCTTAATCTGGTATAACCGTTACGTCCAAAAACGGAAGAAGGGTTTAGATCTCACCATTAAAGATCGATCTTGATCGAATGTATTGTTGGGTTTAATCTTTAAAACGGTGGTGTTGTGCTTCTTTGGTTTAATGGTCATCTTTCCCTTTTATTTGATGCTGGTGGTAGCACTCACCAGTGATGAAGTGGTCTTAAACATTCGTGAACCAATTCTCAAATCCGATGGGTGGCACTTCGAGAACTTCCGCCGTGTTTTGGAAGATGGTAAATACCTTAATGCCATTTGGATTAACAGCTTAGTAACAATTTTGTCGATTATCCTACGGCTTTTCTTTACCGTTAGCATGGGCTATGCCTTTTCGTTAAAAAAGTGAAAGCTCAAGAAGCTGTTTTGGTTTATCTTTTTGGCAGTGTTAATTTTACCCGAATCGGCCTTGCTAATTGGTCAGTATCGTGTGGTGGTAGTTGCCAATTGAAATCAACCAGAAAAACCAGCGATTATCTTGGGCTTAACAATGCCATTTGTCGCTTCTGTGTTCTCTGGGTTTATGTTCCGTACTGCCTTTGAAGCAATTCCACCACGAATTAAAGAATCGGCCTTTGTTGATGGTTGTACAGGGTTGAGGTACTTCCTCAAAATTGCCTTTCCAATGGTACGTAGTACCACTTGAACGGTAAGTATTTTAACGGCCTTTGCGGCGTGAAATTCTTACTTATGACCGTTATTGTTACTAACAAACAGACCCGATCTCAACATTAACCTGTGGGTGTTGGCGCAAGGGACTGATGGCAATGCCGGGCAAAGTGACGAACAAATCCGGGTGTTGTTGAATTTAAAGATGGCAGCAGCCATTTTAGCAATTCTGCCAATGTTTATTGTTTACTTCTTGTTTAGGAAAAGGATTATGAAAGCCGTGGGATCACGTGCCAATACGATTAAAGGATAG